In one Oryza glaberrima chromosome 2, OglaRS2, whole genome shotgun sequence genomic region, the following are encoded:
- the LOC127763053 gene encoding uncharacterized protein LOC127763053, with the protein MGSLGPSVVRLQPKAEKTTAAAGGEQQHGGGGGGCGGSSFRMPLHYPRYKKAEYEAMPEWRVDCLLREYGLPVDGDLDAKRRFAMGAFLWPDQY; encoded by the coding sequence ATGGGATCGTTGGGTCCAAGCGTGGTGAGGCTGCAGCCCAAGGCCgagaagacgacggcggcggccggcggtgagcagcagcacggcggcggcggcggcgggtgtggCGGGTCGTCGTTCCGGATGCCGCTGCACTACCCGCGGTACAAGAAGGCGGAGTACGAGGCGATGCCGGAGTGGCGGGTGGACTGCCTGCTCCGGGAGTACGGGCTCCccgtcgacggcgacctcgACGCCAAGCGGCGGTTCGCCATGGGCGCCTTCCTCTGGCCCGACCAGTactag